One genomic window of Parasteatoda tepidariorum isolate YZ-2023 chromosome 9, CAS_Ptep_4.0, whole genome shotgun sequence includes the following:
- the LOC107452817 gene encoding RNA-binding protein Rsf1: MAPMSVFVGGLGNDTQKEDLEREFSKFGNLTKVWVARNPPGFAFIDFENDDDANEAIKEMNGATINGMEIRVDVSKNKGGGRRGGGFGGGRDRGFSRGGRGGFGGDGGFRRGGRGGGFRGGRGGSGGGSRYGGGGGGNDYGSGGYRSRSPMGRRNESW; the protein is encoded by the exons ATGGCACCTATGTCAGTTTTTGTGGGAGGTTTAGGTAATGACACACAGAAAGAAGATCTCGAAAGAGAATTtagtaaatttggtaatttaactAAAGTTTGGGTTGCTCGCAATCCTCCTGGTTTTGCtttcattgattttgaaaatgatgatGATGCAAATGAAGCTATTAAAGAGATGAATGGAGCTACAATTAATGGTATGGAAATAAGAGTTGATGTATCAAAGAACAAGGGTGGTGGACGAAGAGGTGGTGGATTCGGAGGTGGTCGAGATCGAGGTTTCTCCCGCGGTGGTCGTGGAGGTTTTGGAGGAGATGGTGGATTTAGGAGAGGTGGAAGAGGCGGAGGATTCCGAGGTGGACGTGGCGGTAGCGGAGGTGGTTCCAGATATGGCGGCGGTGGAGGAGGAAATGATTATGGCTCTGGTGGCTACCGCAGCAGATCTCCTATGGGTCGACG aaatgagAGCTGGTAa
- the LOC107452816 gene encoding polycomb protein SCMH1 isoform X1 has protein sequence MMAGVSGKGRTKPCCAWCNKKKVLKYCLNVDFQKKDFCSELCLHDFKLAFLNLTCSFCENEITKNVETAQNYVLVTEPTIKDFCNQDCLQKHTAKELNSQLKKHKTKQCSTIQHNFKITGVFDWEEYLRECNAVAAPASCFKQYPVPPKNDFELNMKLEAYDPRNVSSTCIATVVAIQGPLLKLRLDGTDNQSDFWKLVDSSDIHPIGHCEKNGGMLQPPLGFRMTPSSWPMFLRKILNGAYIAPSDIFIEEPKSPKSNKFKVGQKLEAIDRKNPPLIYPATVSSIEDDMILIKFDGWPGVFDYFCRFDSRYIFPVGWCIANGLILQYPGTAGEKVKITPPVTNSTPLPRPTVKAPSVSTKSPSSCTRSKINVTESDKSHDKNSKEETTKYLHSCENEVFPSKWRREKVPRKIGKHVDVYYYPPSGSPKLRSKKEVEKYCVEQKIVCPPYLFQAKKRKKKKIKIKTEGSCYSSTPNTQEDAAKVPGIKNLISCKKIKKQKLKKKNRNKSLLKTHEELRTSSRVRIAENLENFKQIESKLIKNEDKTIIETPENDQVCKQPQTSQNLVSNDNIKGKKLMKQNADESVLISSEKVQISAKVPKSVNLEKIDANELKKKRNKSDSEPPEELQVSAKVPRIEENKRKESMEKNLEKSILKSPEKFQIRVKVQRKENLVAVPENKRSKPMEKNKNNSDLNPSENLQICAYINRDCNCGPYLNPQQVTNLPVKYGPAPLNHVLQKTVQTFIDCSENEKNVFSLLKPGNGEVTITANFDGKKHICRLRSFNNATTFWLYLENLLDELMCCENFYTSQPLQGGCIKCANKGPMRGISKENIFADSEMLKLQKHWPSVSTKNNSGNAHSLVNIFTQKCSSSQSFRNNAYSKTVIKIEQDISRPNEWTIDDVIQYMCNTDPNMSAYADLFRKHEIDGKALLLLNSDMIIKYMGLKLGPALKICSLIEKLKNKDNY, from the coding sequence ATGATGGCTGGAGTTAGTGGCAAAGGTAGAACCAAGCCCTGCTGTGCTTggtgtaataaaaagaaagtacttAAGTATTGCCTGAatgttgattttcaaaaaaaggattTCTGTTCTGAACTGTGTCTACATGATTTTAagcttgcatttttaaatttaacctgTTCCTTCTGTGAAAATGAAATCACAAAGAATGTTGAAACTgcccaaaattatgttttggttACAGAACCTACcataaaagatttttgtaaTCAAGATTGTCTTCAAAAACACACTGCTAAAGAATTGAACTCTCAGCTTAAAAAACATAAGACTAAACAATGTAGCACCATTcagcacaattttaaaattacaggtGTCTTTGATTGGGAGGAATATTTGAGGGAATGTAATGCAGTTGCTGCACCTGCCAGCTGCTTCAAGCAATATCCTGTTCCtccaaaaaatgattttgaattaaacatGAAACTTGAAGCTTATGATCCGCGAAATGTATCATCAACGTGCATTGCTACCGTTGTGGCAATACAAGGTCCCTTGCTTAAACTACGTTTGGATGGTACTGACAACCAAAGTGACTTTTGGAAATTGGTTGATAGCTCAGATATACACCCAATAGGCCATTGTGAAAAGAATGGAGGGATGCTTCAACCTCCTCTTGGCTTTCGTATGACTCCTTCATCTTGGCCTATGTTTCTTCGCAAGATTTTAAATGGAGCATACATTGCTCCAAGTGACATATTCATAGAAGAACCAAAATCTccaaaaagtaacaaatttaaagtcGGGCAGAAGTTAGAAGCAATAGATCGTAAAAATCCTCCCTTAATTTATCCCGCAACTGTTAGTTCCATTGAAGATGACatgattcttataaaatttgatgGTTGGCCAGGAGTGTTTGATTACTTTTGCAGATTTGACTCTCGATATATTTTTCCTGTTGGCTGGTGTATAGCTAACGGGCTTATATTGCAATATCCAGGAACAGCTGGAGAAAAAGTCAAAATCACTCCACCAGTAACAAACTCTACACCATTACCACGTCCAACAGTCAAAGCACCTTCTGTTTCCACAAAGAGTCCAAGCAGTTGTACGAGATCTAAAATAAACGTGACAGAAAGTGATAAAAGTCATGATAAAAACAGTAAAGAGGAGACAACTAAATATTTGCATAGTTGTGAAAATGAAGTATTTCCTTCTAAATGGAGAAGGGAAAAAGTACCCAGAAAAATCGGAAAACACGTTGATGTATACTACTATCCTCCATCCGGGTCTCCGAAACTCAGATCcaaaaaagaagttgaaaagTATTGTGTGGAACAGAAAATAGTCTGTCCACCTTATTTGTTTCAGgctaagaaaaggaaaaagaaaaaaatcaaaattaaaacagaggGGTCTTGTTATAGCAGTACGCCGAACACTCAAGAAGATGCTGCGAAAGTTCCTGggataaaaaatttgatcagttgtaaaaaaattaagaaacagaaacttaagaagaaaaatcgaAATAAGTCGCTTTTGAAAACACACGAGGAACTTCGAACAAGTTCGAGAGTTCGGATAgctgaaaatttggaaaattttaagcaaattgaaagcAAACTTATAAAGAACGAagataaaacaattattgaaaCACCCGAGAACGATCAAGTTTGTAAACAGCCCCAAACCTCTCAAAATTTGGTAagtaatgataatattaaagGAAAGAAGTTAATGAAGCAGAATGCTGATGAATCAGTTTTGATATCATcagaaaaagttcaaatttctgCAAAGGTACCAAAGTCAGTGaatcttgaaaaaattgatgcaaatgaacttaaaaagaagagaaataaaTCAGATTCGGAACCACCCGAGGAACTTCAAGTCAGTGCAAAAGTCCCCAGGAtagaggaaaataaaagaaaggaatCAATGGAAAAGAATCTGGAAAAATCAATTCTAAAATCTCCCGAGAAATTTCAAATTCGCGTCAAagttcaaagaaaagaaaatttggtaGCTGTGCCTGAAAACAAACGAAGCAAGcccatggaaaaaaataaaaataactcagatTTAAATCCATCTGAGAATCTTCAAATCTGTGCTTATATTAATCGTGACTGTAATTGTGGACCCTATTTGAACCCACAACAAGTTACTAATTTGCCTGTAAAGTATGGTCCAGCCCCTCTAAATCATGTACTTCAGAAAACTGTGCAGACATTTATTGATTgctctgaaaatgaaaaaaacgtTTTCTCGTTGCTTAAACCAGGCAATGGAGAAGTAACTATCACGGCAAATTTTGATGGCAAAAAGCACATCTGCCGGTTGCGTTCTTTTAATAATGCCACTACTTTTTGGCTTTATCTTGAAAATCTTTTGGATGAACTAATGtgttgtgaaaatttttatactagtCAACCACTTCAAGGTGGGTGCATTAAATGTGCAAATAAGGGACCAATGAGAggaatatcaaaagaaaatatatttgctgATTCTGAAATGCTCAAATTACAAAAGCATTGGCCTTCAGTGTCTACGAAAAACAATTCTGGCAATGCGCATTCTCTCGTGAACatatttacacaaaaatgtTCATCCAGCCAGTCTTTTAGAAACAATGCATATTCTAAAACTGTCATAAAAATTGAACAGGACATTTCCAGACCAAATGAATGGACTATTGATGATGTCATTCAATATATGTGCAATACAGATCCAAATATGAGTGCATATGCTGATCTATTTCGAAAACATGAAATTGATGGGAAAGCTTTGCTGCTTTTAAACAGTGACATGATTATTAAGTACATGGGATTGAAATTGGGACCTGCTTTGAAAATCTGTAGTTTAatcgaaaaattgaaaaacaaggACAATTATTAA